A portion of the Salminus brasiliensis chromosome 11, fSalBra1.hap2, whole genome shotgun sequence genome contains these proteins:
- the psmd2 gene encoding 26S proteasome non-ATPase regulatory subunit 2, whose amino-acid sequence MEESKNKDKKQPEKTEEKEKQPAGKEKEKKEEQELSEEDKQLQEELELMVERLGEKDTSLYRPALEELRRQIRSSTTSMTSVPKPLKFLRPHYGKLKEIYDGMTPGENQSFCADVVSVLAMTMSGERECLKYRLLGSQEELASWGHEYVRHLAGEVAKEWQEIEEGDKVQQETLLKLVKEIVPYNMAHNAEHEACDLLMEIERLDMLEMYIDENAYAKVCLYLTSCVSYVPEPENSALLKCALNIFRKFNRYPEALRLALMLNDVELVENIFTSCKDIVVQKEMAFMLGRHGMFLELNEDVEDYEDLTEIMSNVQLNSNFLALARELDIMEPKVPDDIYKTHLENNRFGGSGSQVDSARMNLASSFVNGFVNAAFGQDKLLTEDGNKWLYKNKDHGMLSAAASLGMILLWDVDGGLTQIDKYLYSSEDYIKSGALLACGIVNSGVRNECDPALALLSDYVLHNSNVMRIGAIFGLGLAYAGSNREDVLSLLLPVMGDSKSSMEVAGVTALACGMIAVGSCNGDVTSTILQTIMEKNEQELKDTYARWLPLGLGLNHLGKGEAIETTLAALQVVPEPFRSFANTLVDICAYAGSGNVLKVQQLLHICSEHYDNTKDKDDDKDKKDKKDKDKKESAADMGSHQGVAVLGIALIAMGEEIGSEMALRTFGHLLRYGEPTLRRAVPLALALISVSNPRLNILDTLSKFSHDADPEVSHNSIFAMGMVGSGTNNARLAAMLRQLAQYHAKDPNNLFMVRLAQGLTHLGKGTLTLCPYHSDRQLMSQVAVAGLLTVLVSFLDVKNIILGKSHYVLYGLVAAMQPRMLVTFDEELRPLPVSVRVGQAVDVVGQAGKPKAITGFQTHTTPVLLAHGERAELATEEYLPVTPILEGFVILRKNPNFDA is encoded by the exons ATGGAGGAGTCTAAGAATAAAGATAAAAAGCAGCCCGAGAAGacggaggagaaggagaagcagCCGGCcgggaaggagaaggagaagaaagaggagcaGGAGCTG tCTGAAGAGGACAAGCAGTTGCAAGAAGAGCTGGAACTGATGGTCGAGAGACTTGGT GAGAAGGACACCTCTCTTTACCGGCCTGCGCTCGAGGAGTTGCGTCGGCAGATCCGTTCCTCCACAACCTCCATGACCTCGGTGCCCAAACCACTGAAGTTCCTGCGACCGCACTATGGCAAGCTTAAAGAGATCTACGACGGGATGACTCCAGGAGAGAATCAG AGCTTCTGTGCTGATGTGGTCTCAGTCCTCGCCATGACTATGAGCGGCGAGCGGGAGTGTTTGAAGTACCGTCTGTTGGGCTCTCAAGAGGAGCTGGCGTCCTGGGGCCACGAATACGTCAG GCACCTTGCAGGAGAAGTGGCTAAAGAGTGGCAGGAGATCGAGGAGGGCGATAAGGTTCAGCAGGAGACTCTGCTGAAGCTGGTGAAGGAGATCGTGCCCTACAACATGGCTCACAATGCCGAGCACGAGGCCTGCGACCTGCTCATGGAGATCGAGCGGCTAGACATGCTGGAGATGTACATCGACGAAAACGCGTACGCCAAAGTCTGCCTCTACCTCACTAG ctgtgtgagttatgttCCTGAGCCGGAGAACTCGGCTCTGCTGAAGTGTGCGCTGAACATCTTCCGCAAGTTCAACCGCTACCCAGAAGCCCTCAGGCTGGCGCTCATGCTCAACGATGTGGAGCTGGTGGAGAacatcttcacctcctgcaaagACAT TGTGGTTCAGAAGGAGATGGCATTCATGCTGGGCAGGCACGGCATGTTCCTGGAGCTGAATGAAGACGTGGAGGACTACGAGGACCTGACGGAGATCATGTCCAACGTGCAGCTCAACAGCAACTTCCTCGCCCTCGCTCGTGAG ctgGATATCATGGAGCCCAAAGTGCCGGATGACATTTATAAGACCCACCTGGAGAACAACA GGTTTGGCGGCAGCGGGTCTCAGGTGGATTCTGCTCGTATGAACCTGGCGTCCTCGTTTGTGAACGGCTTTGTTAACGCGGCGTTCGGACAGGACAAACTGCTGACTGAGGACGGCAACAAGTGGCTATATAAGAACAAGGACCAcg GAATGCTGAGTGCTGCAGCATCTCTGGGTATGATCCTGCTGTGGGACGTGGACGGAGGCCTCACTCAGATTGACAAATACCTTTACTCTTCCGAAGACTACATCAAG TCTGGGGCCTTGTTGGCGTGCGGTATAGTGAACTCGGGAGTGCGCAACGAGTGCGACCCAGCTTTGGCCCTTCTCTCGGACTACGTCCTCCACAACAGCAACGTCATGAGGATAGGAGCTATCTTTGG CCTGGGTCTGGCCTACGCAGGCTCGAACAGAGAGGACGTCCTGTCACTGTTGCTGCCAGTCATGGGAGACTCCAAGTCCAGCATGGAG gttgcaGGTGTGACTGCCCTGGCCTGCGGGATGATCGCTGTGGGCTCCTGTAACGGTGACGTCACCTCCACCATTCTGCAGACCATCATGGAGAAGAATGAGCAGGAGTTGAAAGACACGTATGCTCGCTGGCTCCCCCTCGGCCTCGGACTCAACCACCTCG GTAAAGGAGAGGCAATTGAGACCACATTGGCTGCTCTGCAGGTTGTCCCAGAACCGTTCCGTAGCTTCGCAAACACACTTGTGGACATCTGTGCTTATGCAG GGTCTGGTAATGTTCTGAAGGTGCAGCAGTTGTTGCACATCTGCAGCGAGCACTACGACAACACAAAGGACAAAGACGATGACAAGGACAAGAAGGACAAAAAGGACAAAGACAAGAAGGAGAGCGCAGCAGATATGGGCTCCCAccag GGTGTGGCCGTGCTGGGGATCGCACTCATCGCGATGGGAGAGGAGATCGGGTCAGAGATGGCGCTGCGCACTTTTGGCCACCTG TTGCGGTACGGGGAGCCCACCCTGCGCAGGGCGGTGCCATTAGCCTTAGCTCTGATCTCCGTTTCCAACCCCAGACTCAATATTCTGGACACACTCAGCAAGTTCTCCCACGACGCCGACCCCGAGGTGTCCCACAACTCCATTTTCGCCATGGGCATGGTGGGCAGCG GCACCAATAACGCACGACTGGCAGCCATGCTGCGACAGCTGGCCCAGTACCACGCCAAGGACCCCAACAACCTCTTCATGGTCCGGCTCGCACAG GGTCTAACTCATCTGGGGAAAGGGACGCTGACCCTGTGTCCCTACCACAGTGACAGGCAGCTCATGAGTCAGGTGGCAGTCGCCGGACTCCTCACGGTCCTAGTGTCCTTCCTCGACGTCAAAAACA TAATCCTGGGAAAGTCACACTACGTGCTGTACGGGCTTGTAGCAGCGATGCAGCCTCGCATGCTCGTCACCTTCGACGAGGAACTCCGGCCACTGCCAGTCTCTGTCCGGGTGGGGCAG gCTGTGGATGTCGTAGGACAGGCAGGCAAGCCTAAAGCAATCACAGGCTTTCAGACACACACCACGCCAGTGCTGCTGGCTCACGGAGAGAGAGCGGAGCTGGCCACGGAAGAGTACCTCCCCGTCACACCCATACTGGAGGGCTTCGTCATTCTGCGCAAAAATCCCAACTTCGATGCctag